One window of the candidate division WOR-3 bacterium genome contains the following:
- the thrS gene encoding threonine--tRNA ligase, translating to RENMYVIPTETEDYVLKPMNCPGHMLIYRTRVRSYRDLPLRLAEWGTVYRLERSGVLHGMMRVRGFTQDDAHIFCTEEQIEEEVHRVVTLSLKMLRTFGFEDFRVDLSVRDPRHKEKYIGEDRQWDLAERSLLSVLERLGLPFTRAEGEAVFYGPKIDIKLSDSLGREFQCSTCQFDFNEGQRFDLYYMGQDGQHHPVYLVHRTALGGIERFMGILVEHYAGAFPTWLAPVQVKVLTVTDKDTTYAREVFECLHRGKIRVEIDERNDKIGYKIAEAERLKIPYMFVTGGREAQTRTVAVRKRGRTDLGPMPLESALTLVQEDANKPG from the coding sequence ATCGGGAAAATATGTACGTAATTCCGACTGAAACCGAAGATTACGTGTTGAAACCGATGAATTGCCCTGGCCATATGCTCATCTATCGAACCCGGGTTCGTTCTTACCGCGACCTTCCCCTGCGTCTTGCCGAGTGGGGCACAGTGTACCGACTTGAGCGTTCGGGTGTACTCCACGGCATGATGCGGGTACGCGGTTTTACTCAGGACGACGCTCATATCTTCTGTACTGAGGAGCAGATCGAGGAGGAGGTGCACAGGGTCGTAACTCTGTCACTAAAGATGCTCCGGACGTTTGGCTTTGAGGACTTCAGGGTCGACCTTTCAGTCCGGGACCCACGGCACAAGGAGAAGTACATTGGTGAGGACCGGCAGTGGGACTTAGCTGAGCGGTCGCTGCTTTCTGTACTGGAGCGGCTCGGCCTACCGTTCACAAGGGCCGAAGGCGAAGCAGTATTCTACGGACCCAAGATTGACATCAAGCTGTCCGACTCACTGGGCCGTGAGTTCCAGTGTTCGACCTGCCAGTTCGACTTCAACGAAGGCCAGCGGTTTGATCTGTACTACATGGGCCAGGACGGCCAACACCATCCGGTGTATCTTGTCCACCGCACGGCCTTAGGCGGCATTGAGCGGTTCATGGGAATTCTGGTCGAGCACTACGCGGGTGCTTTCCCAACGTGGCTGGCACCGGTTCAGGTCAAGGTACTGACTGTGACCGACAAGGATACTACGTATGCACGGGAGGTTTTTGAGTGCCTGCATCGAGGAAAAATAAGAGTTGAAATTGACGAAAGAAATGATAAGATTGGCTACAAAATAGCTGAAGCCGAACGATTGAAGATACCTTACATGTTCGTGACTGGTGGCCGTGAGGCCCAGACCCGTACGGTCGCGGTTCGGAAGCGTGGCCGGACCGACCTCGGTCCAATGCCCTTAGAATCGGCACTGACTCTGGTTCAGGAGGACGCCAATAAACCGGGGTAA